Within Candidatus Zixiibacteriota bacterium, the genomic segment AAGAATGCAGATGGCAATCATGTGGTCTTGAGTGCTACTCATACCTATAACATACATGAGAGCAGTCAGTCCTTTGGGAGGATAGCACGAATGCGTATATGGGCTAACCGAGTATGAATCGAAGCCGAACTTCTCGACGAGATCCTGGTCCCACCCGTGTAGCTTAAGCAGCTCCCTAAGGATCGAATTGTCAGTATTCTTGAGCGAGAGCTTCCGCTTGCCAGGGTTGCCATAAATGTCTGGCTCTTTATCGCAACCGCAGAACATAGTTCTCCGCTCATCCCAGTAATCCCTCTCGATGGTGTACGAAGAGCCATTCCATGTATCGAAAACTTCAACGACATCTCCTTGATCACCAAACCCAGTCTTGTTTTCCAAGTATTCAATCCTCAGTCGTGGGTCTTCGCCTGCGCAAACCTCGGACCAGATGGCACAGCACAGCATACATAGTACTGCGAGCAAGATGAACCCGACATATCCGTTCTTCACAAAATCACCTCCGAAATTAGCCCAGTAGGGCAATCCGCCCAGGCGGACTGACCTACAAGCTACGACGCTACAGACCCATTCGCTGATAGTAGTCTTTCACAGCCGCTACGACTTTTCCCGACAGAAGCAACGCTCCGGTTAGAGTTGGAATAGCCATCAGGGCAAAGCAGGTGTCAATGATATTGACGACAGTATCCTGTCCCAGCCAGGCCGCCAGGGGCAGGCTCAAAAGGTAGACGTAGACATAGTAGCCGCCAACCTTGATCCCAAAAAGATACCGGGCGCATTTGAGACTGTAGTAAGAATAGGAGATCATCGTCGACACCGAAAACAACACGACGATCAGCGTCAGTAGATACCGACCGAATGGTCCCATAGCCGCTGTGAAAGCATTCACCGTCACAACCACCGCTTCACCGGAACTGCCGAGTTCCCCACTTAATACGCCCGAACTCAGGATCACCAATGCTGTGAGTGTACACACCAGGTTGGTATCGAGGAACGGCCCCAGCATGGCGATCAATCCCTCGCGCACAGGTTCTTTGGTTTTGGCCGCACCATGCGCCATCGGGGCGGTACCAACACCCGCTTCATTAGAAAACGCCGCTCTTCTGATCCCGGTTTTCATTACTTCGGCAAAGGCCACTCCCGCTCCGCCGCCGAGCAACGCCTCACCTCCGAAAGCACTCTTGAAGATGGAGGCAAAGATATCCGGCACAGCCGAGGCGTTTGCCAGTACGATGAATATCGCCGATCCAATGTATAACAGAAACATGGCAGGAACCACTTTGGCGGCAACTACGCCTACCCGTTTGATGCCACCCAGAATGACGATCCCGACCAGAATCATGCAGACTACACCCGTGCCAACGCGATCCCAGCCGTAGTCGGCATGGAGCAAACCTGAGAGTTGGTTGACTTGAAAAAGTGAGAGGCAGCCGATCATGCCGCAGATAGCGAACAGTATGGCCAGCGGTTTGAAGTACTTCCCCAATCCAACCTCGAGGTAGTACATCGGCCCGCCCTGATCGACGCCGTTCTCATCTTTTTTTCGGTACATCGTAGCCAGGGTGCAGGTGAAGAACTTTGTAGACATACCCACCAGACCGGCAATCCACATCCAGAATATAGCGCCCGGTCCGCCTACGGAAATTGCAATCGCCACTCCGGCAATATTCCCCATACCAATAGTGGCCGACAGGGCCGAACTCAACGCCTGAAAATGACTGATTTCGCCGGGGTCATCTTCCCTGTCATACTTGCCGCGTAGAATATTAAAGGCGTGTCTGAGACCGCGAAAAGGGAGAAAACGGCAAGCCGCAGTGAAATAGATCCCCGCTCCTACGAGCAACACTACCAACGGCAATCCCCACGCAATGTCTACCGCGGTGGACCAAAAGCTCTCAAACTGTTCCAAATGTATCCTTTGAAGTTGGGAGGGTAGTCCTCCTGGAGCATTCTTGGTTATAGTCTTTCTAATAAGCCAGAGATGACAACGCTTGGCAAGGTTTTAGCGAGTACATTCGAGAGCATACTTGAGAAGAACTCTCAAATGTAGTACCTTCCGGTTCATTAATCCTCTGCTCCCTTTGCGTAATTGTCTTTGGGATCGAGACATATTTAACGAAGGCCAGGAGCCTCGGTTGTGATGGACGAGCTATGACTGGATTTGAAAATTACATTGGCGAAGCCTGTGCACTATCAGCCGCCATAGTATGGGCGTTGGCTGTCATTTTCTTTCGTAGAAGTGGCGAAGCAGTCCACCCGATCGGCCTGAATATCTTTAAAAACATTCTGGCCATGATCCTGCTTGTCCCAACCGCATGGCTCTTTGGTGAAACACTTCTGCGGCCGACCCCAGTTGAAGATTACCTGTTGCTTCTGCTAAGCGGTGCACTCGGGATTGGTATTGCTGATACTTTGTTTTTCAAAAGTCTCAACATATTGGGTGCAGGAATGTCGGCTATCGTAGACCTGCTCTACAGCCCGGTAATTATCGGCCTGTCAATCCTGTGGTTGGGGGATCAGTTGAACTTCTGGCAGGTGGTCGGGGTGCTCATGATTCTCTCAGCCGTATCGGCCGCGGTGGGCGAACGAAAAAACAACCAGGTCGATCGGCGGCAAATGCTAATGGGTGTCCTGTGGGGTGCGCTGGCAATGCTTTCTATGGGGGTTGGAATCGTCATGGTCAAGCCGCTCCTGAACGTCTCACCGTTAATATGGGCCACCGAAGTTCGGCTCATCGGCGGAATGGCGGTTCTTGCCGTTGTGTTGATGTTTCATCCCTCACGCCGAGCTATCGTTACCTCTATCGGGACGCGCCACAGATGGGGATACATGGTGACCGGATCGATCCTGGGTGCTTATGTCTCGATGATTCTCTGGCTGGCGGGAATGAAATTCACCCAGACCTCCATTGCCGCGGCACTCAATCAGACCACGAACATTTTCATATTCATCTTTGCCGCCTTGATTCTGAAAGAGCGCGTAACGCTTATAAAATCAATCGCAATTGTTGCCGGTGTGATCGGAGCGCTGTTGGTTACGTTCGGCTGAATGAACAAAATCTATAGAACCAACAGCAAGCTGATGGGCCACCCAGAAAACAGGCGACGCCTGCTAAAACATCTCCAGCTTCACCTGCGCATAGAACGACCGTTCCGGAGCCACAAAATACGCCGCCCAGCCTTCCATTGTAGGTTGCGATTGGCCGACATCGCGCGTAGCCCAGTTCTCGGCATAGGAAGCAATAGCTTCGTATTTCTTGTCAAACATGTTATCAACTCTGCCGGAAAACGTGAGCCGTCCCAGATCAAGAAATTCGACCACAGTCGCAGAGATCGACAGCGATGCCACGAAGGTTGGATCAATAGACAACTCCTGACTGTTCCACAGGTCGGCATACTGGCGTCCGATCAATTGTCCGTGCCATGTTAACCGCAACCAATCGTGCTGGAAATCGGCCGTAACGTTGCCCAGGTACTCCGGGAAATTGGGCAACTTGCGATTCTTGTAGTTCACTACCCACATTTCGGTGATGGTCGGTTCAGAGTCAACATCGACTTCTATAGTGTCGGGGTAATCCTTGATGCGGTTTCGATTGTACGAGAAGTTACCGCTGATAGTAAATTCGTCCATCGGTTTGACAGCACCCGCTAGCTCTATACCCGAATGATAAGAACCATTAATGTTGATCGTCGCTTCACGGCCTTCGTGATTGCCGGCATACTGGACGATCTCATTTTGGAAATCCATGAAGAATAGATTGACGCCAAACGAACAACGCTCTTTCTGGAAGTGTCCGCCAAGCTCGAAATCGTAAACTCGTTCCGGATCGGCAACGGGATCACCAAACTTGTAGATAGTATTCGCGGACGTTCCCATCGAGTCGAGCACTTCCAGCGAGGGAAACTTACCGGGATCATTGGCATCATAGATATCGTCATCGGTCGGTGTCCGCGATGCAACGGCGGCATTCGCATACAAGCTAGCTTGATGGTTTAGCTGATAGGTCAGACCAATTCGTGGCGAGAAGAACAACCAGTCCACATCAAACGAATGTCCCACGAACTGACCAATCTTATCCTGATCAAGAGAATACCGGTCATACCTGATCTGGGCCGTTAACTGAGCAGCGAGCCGATCAGTCAGCCGGTAATACTCTTGCGCGAAGAACGACGCTACTTGCTTATCAGCCGCATGGCGGTAGTATGTATGCTGCGGGACAATAGCACTGGTGACCTGCTCCGCCCAAACAACCTGACCCCAATGTTCCGAATTGAACAAGTAGAATGATCCGCCCAGCGAATGCGTTCCGCGTTCGTGTTCGATATCCAGACGTGGATTCCAGCCGTACTGACTTTTTCCTACCCACTTCTGAAGCACTATGTCGCCGTACTCCACACCACCGGTAACGGACGCATCAATGTTGTACTCTGCATACTCGCGCCACAGCTTGAGTTGTTCATAGTAGCCGTTGCCACGAATGTAATACAGGGTGTTGGTCAGAGTAATGGCGTCGCTAATCTCATACCGGTTGTGCAGTTGGTAGTGCGGCTGGTTGAAATTGTCGGTGTAGTTGTTGTAGGTCAAGTCATCCCAACCAGCGATACCGAAGTTCGCTCGTCGGTCCTCCTCGAGTGTTTCACGTCCTGCACCATAATAAGCCAGGTGCGCGCGAACCGGACCGCCGTAGAAATGCAGCTCGGTGGTCATCCTCGGATCCAACCGTGCCACCGAGAAGTAGTAGGACCAGCCCCTATACCAACTGTTGTGCCGATAACCGCCTGTTTTCTGTTTGGAGAACCGCCCCCCAAACAACCAGCGACCATCAACAAGACCAGATGAGTACTCAAGGCTCTGTTTGTAAATATCGCTGACCGATTTCCCTCCAGAAGTGTATTCTCCATAGCCAGCCGTCATTGTTACTTTACGTTCACGATTAAAACCGGTCGTAACAATATTGATTGCTCCGCCAAAGGAGGCGTCACCGTACAATGAGTTCCCGACCCCACGCTGAACCTGAACATCAGTGATATTGGCTGCCAAGTCCGGCAGATCAAAGAAATACGTCGCGTGGTCTTCCGGATCGTTAAGCGGGACACCATTGATGTAAGTGGCAATGCGTTTGTCGTCAAAGCCACGTATCCTTATTGATGAATACCCCAGCGAAGACCCCGCCTCGGAATATGTGTAGAGGTTAGGAGTCATCTTCAGAAGCAGAGGGAATTCCCCAACTGTATAGTCGCGGTCGATTTCTTCCTCGGTCAGGTTTTCAAAAGCAATCGGTGTTATCCCGACTGTTGCCCGATCGGCCGTCACTATGATTGAGTCCTGTCGGTAATACTTCCTTTCCAGAACGACTGTGGCCGGGACTTCGCCAGCTTTGAACTGGCGCGACTGATAACCCACCGACGAAAACGTCACATGCTCTATCATTGGTTCCACTGCCAGCTCGAAAGCTCCCTCGGAGTCGGTGATTGTGCCAACACTTGGCACATTGGTGGAGACAGAAACCCTTGCCAGAGGATCGCCATCGGAATTGGTGACTTGCCCTGAGATAGTTTCTGCGGCGACGGGTGAGGTCAGTACGCCGAGCATTAGTAAAAGAAGAAGCTTGCTTCTCATGACAGTAACCTCGCGTTAAACATTAACGTTTCAGCAAGATTCCGTCCTGAATCGAAAGGCGTGTCGATTTCGACACTGGGATGCGGTCAACATCGCCGTTTCCCTACGCCGGTATTACCCGGATCAGGTCGAGGGGGTATGTTCTCAGGCCGTGGCTTTGGGCCACCCCCAACGGAACGTCTATTTCAGGTGGGAATATCGCGAAAGATATGAAGGAAGGCAAGGGGTTTTGTGGATCACAGTTCAACACGGAGCGAAAGAGCAATCGGTCATTGGACTCGCAGAAAATAAAAACCGCCGCTGCGTATAGCAGCGACGGTATCGCACACGGGTGTCACACAAGGAAGTACACCAATGGAGAGTGGTTGCTGTCACTCTCCGGGAAGATTATCCTGAGCATCGCTGGTTTCCTCGGCCAGTTTAGGCCGTTCCAGATCAAGCTCACGACGCAGCAATTCCTGGTAGTCACCGAAAAGACGGAGTTTGTTGCTAAACGCCGTTGAGCGTGATATCGTCCCGGCAATACGCTGCTTGGCCTTGATGAGGGAGCGAGTTTTCTGAAGATTGGTTGGGTTTATAGGAACCTCCATGCTCGACTGGTGTATGCCATCAATTTCCAGGGGATGGCTTAGCCGCTCCTGGTTCGAATGAACAGATTTTTCTTCACACTCATCAAGGTACTTATATGAACGCCCAAGATCGGACATAATTATGGACATCAATTCCTGCTCCCGCTGAAAAACCAAATCCCGGCGTCCCTTCAGAGTGGCATCGTGCCAGAGATCGACAAAGTGAGTCAGTTTGACTATTGTAGCGGCTGAAGGTCGGACATCCTGCCAATCCTGATTAATTTGCTCCAGATCGTTCCGGTCTTTATCTGACTTGTCATTCGCCAGGCCACCAGTTGCAGCCAGTAAAACCACACTGCCTATGATTACTGCCATTTTCCAACTCATGCCGTCTCCTTTCGAAACGTCTATTACTGACATCTATCAGATCAATATGCGTGCCGATAGGTGATATCCCGCCGGTAGGGGCGATGACGGAGCCCGGCAGGGTGTGTCGTGATAATGAATATGGGGGAGCCAGAGATACTATGGGGATTTTCCCCTAGTAAATTTCAATCGAACTCGATAATGAAAGGGGGATGAATCAGTCCTCGGCTGTAGCTTTCTGCTGAAGCCTATGACTATTCGTTGCTTTGATCCCGGGTGGCTTTACGCTTGGCCTGTTCCTGGCTGATGATCTTGAGCATTTGAAAACCAAGAGCGGAGTCAACGGCCATCAATCCAGACAGTACGGTGTCGGCCTGGGGCGTCATCTGCGACAACGAATATGAAGCACCCAGTCCCATCCATGCCGGATAGTAGGTCGAGTCGGTTTCGATAGTACGACGGAATTGCTCAATTGCCTCAATGTACCGACCGGTCGCAAAATAGACCAATCCCAGAGACTGTAGCAAAGATGTGTGTTTAGGCGCCAGGGTGATCCCCTTCTTGAACCAGGATTCGGCTTCAACTGGTTTGCGCAACATATTCTTGACCGTACCCAAATGATAGAACAACTCGACCACATTGCCGCCATTCTCCGCAGAGTGTTCGAAGTAAAACTCAGCACTGTCGAGATTTGCAGTGGCGGCAAAGCAGGTTCCCAAGTGATAGGAAACTATCGGATTGTCCGGCGACAAAGCGAATGCCCTGTGCAGCACCGACATAGCCGTGTTCATTTGATTGGCGCTTGCGTATTCCTGTCCCAGATTGGTTAGATGGAGAACATTGTTCGAATCAAGCGCGACTGCTTTTTCGTAGTACTTGATCGCTTCAATGGAATTGCCTTCTCCACTATAGAGAGCACCCAGATTGTTAGCTACCGATGAAGCCGTCGAGTCCATCTCAAGTGCTCGCAAATACCAGTTTCGGGCCTGGTCTCTCATACCCATTGATGCGCAGGCCACGCCGGAATTCTTGGTAGCCTCAAAGTTATCGGGGTCCAATCGTAACACATGGGTGTAGGCGTCGAGGGCACGACGGTACAACTTGTTATTGAGAGCAACACCCGCTTTCTGGGTGTACACCTTCACGGAATCAACCGCCGTCACCGAACTGGTAGTTATGGCAAGGGCAATCGCTACAGTCAATACAATCTTCAGTAACATATTTCTCATATCGGTCATACAATTTCGAAGATAACGAGTTCCAGGGATTAGGGGAAGGGGAAAGATAGGTTAGCCCTCATACAAAACGGGCAGCCATCCAATGATGGCTACCCGCTCCAAGATTAGATAGGCTTGCTAGTATTCCTCTACCGGTCGCTCCTTGAGCGGTCGGAGCGGCGGTAGAGCTTGGAATACAACTGGTCTATTTCGTAGTCGGACTCCATCGTCTCAACAACGTCAACAAAGGCATTCTCAAGTTCATCATCTCCCCGACAGTACCGTACCAGCATTATGAGTACCTCACTTTTTTCATAATCAGAATCGAGCAGTTCGATTGCTGGGAGTACTTCAAAAACCAACTCACGATCAATATCGCTCTCCTCGATCAGCTCAACCAGTACCCGTTTGGTCTCGTAGTCGGAGTCCAGAGTCTCTGCCGCCGTAAGGTAAGCCTGCCGTATGTTTTTGTTCTCAGCGGCACATTCGGCCAATCCGACAAGCACTTCGGCTTTTTCATAGTCGGAATCCATCTTGACCGCCAACGATAAGAGCAATTCGATTGATTCCTCTGATAGTTTCCTCTTGTTTCCCAACGCCGATATGACTCGGCGGGTCTCGTAGTCGCTGTCCAGATCGGTGACAGCTTCTATGTAGGCTGTACGCGTTTTGGACTCGCCATCGGAGTAGCGTGCCATCTCAATAAGCAACTCCGCTTTCTCGTAATCGGAGTCCATACCGCCTGCGATCTCAAGAATCATCACGAGCACATCGGCAGATACATCTTTGCTCACGCTCATCTCCGACAGAACCCGGCGTGTCTCGTAGTCACTGTCCAATGTTGCGACGGCGTCAACGTAGTCATCCATCAGATTAGGATTGGTATTGACGACATCGACAATACCGATCAATAGTTCTGCTTTCTCATAGTCGGAATCCAGTGTGCGTGCAGCTTGACGAAACACGAGTGCGAAATCATCCTCACTTAAATCATCAACATTCAGCAGGATGGTGAAGTATCGGCTTTGAGTGAAGTCGCTGTCGATCTCCTTGATTTCATCGAGAACAGCGTTAATGCCACCCTTGGCATAGATTCTACCAACCCGTTTCTCTGCTCCGATACCGCTGACACGGATAGCCTCGATCAATACTTCGCCGAACCACTCACGAGCATCGTCATCCCAGTCGCGCGCCTTGCCGTTTTCGTAGTAGTCATAATGAAGCTCACCATTTCGGTCGGGTTCAATCTCTACTAAGCGCTTTGTGCGACCACGCTTTTCGAGAAGGTTGAAGTAGCCACGTTTGGATATTGCGGTGATATCACGGTCGCTGTCTGCAAACTCAATCTCGCCCCGTTTTTCCACTTCGTAGCGATGGCCCCTTTCGCCCCATTTGATGACTGTCTTGCCATTGCTGTCAATCCACAAATTGGTACCCGTTGAGAAATCGCCGAGCAGATTCCCGGCCCAATTGACAATACCGTGAAGAAAGCCATCTGACTCATCGTCGTAGTCTGATATCCTATAGGAATAGGATGAAGAAGGAAAATCATCGTCGTCGATTTCGATCACTCGATAACTGCCCCCATTACCGAACATGATCAACGGAGTTTCCGGTATCTCGGGGATTTCCGGTATTTCTGGCATTGCGGGAAGGCTCGGTATGGATGGTATAGCTGGTATGCGCGGAATATCGACAATAGAGTAATCATCGTCGCCGTCATATGAATAGGTGTAGGCCGATCTGGCCCTCCGGTAACTATCCAGGTCTCTGCTTCTTGATAATCGTGGAGTGTAGATCAGGTCCATCGGTCCCATTTTCTTGAACACCCTCGACATCCATCTACTTGCTTTCCTGTCGAACTCCTGTGAGGTTCCATTTTCGAAGAACGTGTACTTCGGTTTGCCACCCCTACCGCGTGTTATGTCCAGTTCGCGCCAGATAGATCCGTGCTTTTCCCTGAGAGCAAGGTAGGCATCCTTGTAAACGCGGCGAACATCTTTGTTATCGGAACTGAATTTGATCTCGCCCTGACTGACTACCCAGAGATCCCCCCTACCGTCACACCAGACAATGTAGGGTTCTTCATCGTCGTCCGAGGGATGAATTATCCCGGAGATACAAGTGGAAAACAGGTCGCGATTCCAATCAAGAACGCGATCACGAGCGGTCTCTTGTTCAGATTCGGATGCTGCTCGTAGTGTAGATTCGGCTTCATCTGCCAATGAGCTACTTTGTGAGATTTCGGAGATACCCTCGTCGGATGCAACATCAGTATCATCGACATCTTCGCTGGAAGTCTGCTCAACGGCATCGTCACCCGGCATCATAGAGGCAATCGAACTGACTGTATCCTGTAGTTCACTATAGGTAACAGCATCGAGTGGGACTACAATCGCGGGGGCCACACGCACAGCCACAATCAGCATTGCGGCCACAAGAGTCGTCACGGCCAGAAAACGTGAGCCTGACATACGGATCTGTCGTGCTGTCCTGACGCCCAGCAAACGGTCAAAACGCTGGAATATCTGTTTGCGTGAGGTAAGCACCCCCGGCACCAAAGTCATGGCCGGCGTTGTTGACAGTTGCGCTACGCGAGCCAGACACTGGGCATACTCCTTTGGCTGTCCGGTCCGCGCGACAACCCGATCATCACAGGCTACCTCGCGTTCGAGATCAAGGCGGCGCCCGATCCAGTAAACAGCCGGATTGAAGAAAGCCAGTGCCTCTATCACGCGTTGGAACAGTTTTGTCCAGTCGTCCCACCGCTCAAGATGAGCCAACTCGTGCAGTATGATCGACTCCATGTCCGCCTCGGTCATTTCACCCACCAGACGAGCGGGAATCAGAACGGTTGGTCTGCCAAGACCAGCTGCCATAGGAGAGTCGACCTCAGATGAAAGGAACACTCTCACCGGACGTCTTGTCCGGACCGATTGCAGCGCTCGTTCGACCCGGGTCAGCCCGGAGATATCCAGAGGTACTGCTCGACTTTTAACTGCTATCATAAGGCGACAGGCGAGAGCCAGACGCACCAGCAATACGAGCACAATACAAATCCACAAAGACGCCAGAGAAATTGGCAACAGGCGAACCAATGTCGCCAGATAGTGACTGTAGTCACTGTCCGTTGCAGCAAACGATTCGTTGCGTGGCGTTATAGCATGACTCTGGTTCGGGGTTGATCCAACCGCACCCTTCAATCGAATCGGTGTTTCGGTTGTAGTGGGAATACTGCGACTCGTTGTTGCGGATATCCCTTCCACTGAGGACGCAATCGGCATGGCCTGTGCCTCTGGTTCAGGGGATGACACCCGGTAGCCACTCGGTCCGGTGGCAAGTAGCGGCAACATGACCACCATCGCCAACACGGACCACCATATCGCGTATCCGGTTGAGGCGTTGGTTCGTTTGGCGTAGCGCCAGACAAGCCACACGACTGCAGTCAGAAGGACACCCAGCCATAGTCCATTGAGAACCATCTGCACGCCATCCAGAGATGCGCTACTTAGAATATTGAACACACTTTCCATTGTCATATCCTCACTCGCGGTTATCTATCATCTGTTTAAGGCGATCAAGTTCAGGCTGGTCCAACTCTTCATGTTCCAGAATACTGAGCATCAGCGCTTCCGGCGAGTTGTTGAAAAACCCTTTGACCATATGCCGGACGGCGTTTTGACAAGCCTGATTTCGAGATACAATCGGACGGAAGACATGCGCCCGACCATCTTTCTCGTGGCGTAAGTATCCCTTTTTCTCAAGGATGCGCAGGGTAGTCAGGACAGTGTTATAGGCCAATTCATTGCTGCTGGGCAGCGAGGCCAGAACTTCGCTTACAGTAGCCCGGTCCTTCTCCCAGACCACTTTCATCAGGCGTAGCTCGGCCTCGGTCAGTGTGGGGTTTTTCTTTCTTGCCATATTGTTTACCTTGTTTCAACTCTTAAAGAATTAGGACTTCATATCTTCTATATACGCAGGTTCTGGAAAAAGTTCAAACTAATTAATTAGTTTTTCGTGATTTTTTGGGGTGAAGGTTATGTAATCGTCATGTCCAAGAGTCTGTCACCCCTGTGAAAACAGGGGTCCAGTATTGTAGCTTCGTATATGTGCGCAGGGTGCCATGCTCAAACTTGTTTGGGCATGATTATTCTTGTAAGGCAAGAACCCTGTGCTCCTACCACAGTTGCGTAGATCGAAATCTGTCTTCAGTTTCGACAATCTTGCTTCCTGTTTCCAGTGGAATCGAACTAACTAGTAGAAGCGCCTCGTTGCCCTATACGGTTGCGAGATGCTTGGGTGATCACCGGATGTGGCACATCAGGGATTCGGAGATCATCACTGAAGAACATGATTTCCTTGCCTGAATAGCGAGCCTGTGCACTGTAGCTCAGATTGTAGCACAGCTTGCGTCTGTTCTCATACAAGGATGCAATTTCCGGCACTGAATCATAGGACACTACCCAAGGCTGGCAAATACTACCTTGGATTGCCGAAGCCAGACTTTCATGATCGCTGGGCACAAAGTGGTTCTGATACAATTCACTGCCTTTGGCGTAATAGGGTGGGTCCAAGTAGACCAGCGTCTGCTTGGGTAGCTTTGGCAACTCTTGTCCAATGAAGTCTCTTGCGTCAAGACGATATACTGAAATCCTACTTCTGTATCTTGCTATTCGCTGAATTCGACTGATCAAGTCTCCCTTGTTGAACCGTGCGTCAAGCTTCCACTTCCCCGTCTGGTTTTTTCCGCCTATCACACCTCCGCCTATGATCCCCGATCTGTTCGTGCGGTTTAGGTAGAACGTGGCAAAACCGAGTTCAAGTGGGCGGTATTGATCAGGATCAGAGTGAATAGCTTTTTGTCGGTGCCATTGAGACATCGAAATTCTAGTATCGTTGATCAAGCGACATAGGTCATCCGTGTTATTAAGCACAGATATCCAAAAGGAGTGAATGGCCCTATCAAGATCATTAATATGCACATGTCTGACGTACTCGCCAAGTAGCATTGACCAGGCTACGCCTGCTCCTCCTGCAAAGACCTCAACATAGTGACCATCCTGCAAGTTGTTCTCGGTAACGACCATTCTCAGGTACTTAGCCAGCATTCCTTTTCCGCCCGGATACCGCAGCGGGCTGATGAAAGCGTGGTTTTGGGGTGCTACTGCAGCCAATTGTTTAAGCCCAGATATTCTCGAAGAACGGCTGAACATTGTCCCAGTCTCTCATGAGATTATCCGAAGAAGGATTATAGTCTGGGTTGTGAACATATGCGTGCCAAGTGTCTATTGAAAATACCTCACCTTTGGTATTGGCCAGCGTGCGAATGCCATGCAACTCGTTCCTGCCACATGTTCCCTTCTTTTCCAAGAAATCCGCCACTCGTTTGACCTTCTGCCTCAGCGTCAACTCTCGTGGAGGCGATTTCTTTGTGTCCTTCCAAGGGATACTGTTAGCTCTTCTGAACTCCTCCAGACTCATTTCGAGGAAAACCCGCAATAGCACAGAGCCTGAGTTCTCAAAATCCTTCGTCAAGGGTAGGCGCTTCATCTCGTCGAAAATCCTCGCAATTCGCTTGTGTCCGATACTCAGTTTCAGAGATTTCGGAACCAGCGTCTTTCGATTTCTTGCCGCATTCACCTTTGACTTCCTCTTGACCTTGGTTGGGGGAAACTGTTTGGTGATGTCGGTAGGGGTGATCTTCTTGCCCGCCTGCGGCAGTTTCCTGGCTGCAACAGCGTTTGCATAGTCAATCCGCTGATCTTTCGAGTCAAGCTGAGTGACCTTGATATGCCTATGTGCAATGTCGCTTACGACAATTGCCAAACGCCCCATTGTAGCGGAGGAGTCACCTGACAGGAAAATCAGTTGTCCCTTCACTACGTCGATACCAAGAGTGCGTCTCGCCTCAGGCGTTTTGAGCAACCTTTGAAGGTTAGTGACCGCCATCTTCTCCAACCTGTCCAGTGTCTCATCGTGAAGCAAGTGGCTATCCTTCACGCCCTCTATCATCTGTATCTCAGGCTCCTCACCTCGGAACCGCGACGTAGCCATCCCGGTCCAAGGGATGATACCAACGCCTTTATTCCGACCGGTGTGCCTAAGCTCAATCCAGGGGTTGG encodes:
- a CDS encoding DMT family transporter, encoding MTGFENYIGEACALSAAIVWALAVIFFRRSGEAVHPIGLNIFKNILAMILLVPTAWLFGETLLRPTPVEDYLLLLLSGALGIGIADTLFFKSLNILGAGMSAIVDLLYSPVIIGLSILWLGDQLNFWQVVGVLMILSAVSAAVGERKNNQVDRRQMLMGVLWGALAMLSMGVGIVMVKPLLNVSPLIWATEVRLIGGMAVLAVVLMFHPSRRAIVTSIGTRHRWGYMVTGSILGAYVSMILWLAGMKFTQTSIAAALNQTTNIFIFIFAALILKERVTLIKSIAIVAGVIGALLVTFG
- a CDS encoding TonB-dependent receptor — its product is MRSKLLLLLMLGVLTSPVAAETISGQVTNSDGDPLARVSVSTNVPSVGTITDSEGAFELAVEPMIEHVTFSSVGYQSRQFKAGEVPATVVLERKYYRQDSIIVTADRATVGITPIAFENLTEEEIDRDYTVGEFPLLLKMTPNLYTYSEAGSSLGYSSIRIRGFDDKRIATYINGVPLNDPEDHATYFFDLPDLAANITDVQVQRGVGNSLYGDASFGGAINIVTTGFNRERKVTMTAGYGEYTSGGKSVSDIYKQSLEYSSGLVDGRWLFGGRFSKQKTGGYRHNSWYRGWSYYFSVARLDPRMTTELHFYGGPVRAHLAYYGAGRETLEEDRRANFGIAGWDDLTYNNYTDNFNQPHYQLHNRYEISDAITLTNTLYYIRGNGYYEQLKLWREYAEYNIDASVTGGVEYGDIVLQKWVGKSQYGWNPRLDIEHERGTHSLGGSFYLFNSEHWGQVVWAEQVTSAIVPQHTYYRHAADKQVASFFAQEYYRLTDRLAAQLTAQIRYDRYSLDQDKIGQFVGHSFDVDWLFFSPRIGLTYQLNHQASLYANAAVASRTPTDDDIYDANDPGKFPSLEVLDSMGTSANTIYKFGDPVADPERVYDFELGGHFQKERCSFGVNLFFMDFQNEIVQYAGNHEGREATININGSYHSGIELAGAVKPMDEFTISGNFSYNRNRIKDYPDTIEVDVDSEPTITEMWVVNYKNRKLPNFPEYLGNVTADFQHDWLRLTWHGQLIGRQYADLWNSQELSIDPTFVASLSISATVVEFLDLGRLTFSGRVDNMFDKKYEAIASYAENWATRDVGQSQPTMEGWAAYFVAPERSFYAQVKLEMF
- a CDS encoding tetratricopeptide repeat protein, whose product is MLLKIVLTVAIALAITTSSVTAVDSVKVYTQKAGVALNNKLYRRALDAYTHVLRLDPDNFEATKNSGVACASMGMRDQARNWYLRALEMDSTASSVANNLGALYSGEGNSIEAIKYYEKAVALDSNNVLHLTNLGQEYASANQMNTAMSVLHRAFALSPDNPIVSYHLGTCFAATANLDSAEFYFEHSAENGGNVVELFYHLGTVKNMLRKPVEAESWFKKGITLAPKHTSLLQSLGLVYFATGRYIEAIEQFRRTIETDSTYYPAWMGLGASYSLSQMTPQADTVLSGLMAVDSALGFQMLKIISQEQAKRKATRDQSNE
- a CDS encoding sodium:alanine symporter family protein, which produces MEQFESFWSTAVDIAWGLPLVVLLVGAGIYFTAACRFLPFRGLRHAFNILRGKYDREDDPGEISHFQALSSALSATIGMGNIAGVAIAISVGGPGAIFWMWIAGLVGMSTKFFTCTLATMYRKKDENGVDQGGPMYYLEVGLGKYFKPLAILFAICGMIGCLSLFQVNQLSGLLHADYGWDRVGTGVVCMILVGIVILGGIKRVGVVAAKVVPAMFLLYIGSAIFIVLANASAVPDIFASIFKSAFGGEALLGGGAGVAFAEVMKTGIRRAAFSNEAGVGTAPMAHGAAKTKEPVREGLIAMLGPFLDTNLVCTLTALVILSSGVLSGELGSSGEAVVVTVNAFTAAMGPFGRYLLTLIVVLFSVSTMISYSYYSLKCARYLFGIKVGGYYVYVYLLSLPLAAWLGQDTVVNIIDTCFALMAIPTLTGALLLSGKVVAAVKDYYQRMGL
- a CDS encoding BlaI/MecI/CopY family transcriptional regulator, with the protein product MARKKNPTLTEAELRLMKVVWEKDRATVSEVLASLPSSNELAYNTVLTTLRILEKKGYLRHEKDGRAHVFRPIVSRNQACQNAVRHMVKGFFNNSPEALMLSILEHEELDQPELDRLKQMIDNRE